The segment TAGAATAATAAAATCTGTTTCAAAATTTATTGAAATAACAATGCACGATTTCCACTGGAAATATCTTAAAAACAATATCATAAGACATATTATTCTACAGGACTTGATAATCCAGTTTTAAGATGATTCTACATCAATTTTGATAAAACAGATAGGGGAGACTTGTTGTAATTATTTAGAGGATCAATCCATTAAATGTTTACGCTTTATATGTTGTATATAAGTGTTTTCGATTTTGTCAAGTCCATTAGTAAACTGATTAGTTATTCTAATTTTGATGCTGTAATATTTCTGTAGCAAGCACTAAATGATAAATCAATCCACTTAGACGACTTACTTTCTCCTTATTATATTGAAAATACAAAATAATATATGAAAATTAGCAAGGTTTAACCCGTCTAACCCATCTGATTTAAAATGTTGACAATGTTCAAAAGGTTAAAAAATGAAAGGCCATATTGACCTTATGCGAGTGTTCCTTTTCTTTCAACAAAAATAGGATAGTTCTTTGGATACTCTGATTCTGATTTAAACTTATAATTTCCACGATACACCGGGATTTGTTTGCGGTTCTCGGTTATCTTTGTTGCTACAAAATCATAAGCAAATAGTCTTTGTGAGAATGTTTCTATCGTGTTTATGATCTTCTTTTGGTCTATATTGTTCTTTGAACAATAGTCTAAATATGCATCATGTAGTGGTATTTTCTTAAACTCGGTTGATTCGCTCGATTTTTCCATATTCTCAACAATGAACTGATACAAAGGCTCACTATTGTTTTCCCATTTGTCACGGACTTCGGAAGCATCACTATCAACAAGTAATCCATTTCTTCTAATCTCTAGAGCTTTATCAAGTACAACCTTAAAAAATGCTGATAAGTTATCATCTGTAAATATCTCATTGTGGAAATTAGGATTTACATCAAATACATTTGTAAAATTGATGTATTCCCACCTTTCCCAAAATGCAGTGTCACAGGTAATAGCTTCATCTACCTTCGGCGGCTTATTGCATGTAAAAACATGTACCGCTTTTATCATTGTATCATAAGGCTGTATGTGTTTTCTTTCGACGGTATGCAAATAAGATCCGGTAAACTTCTTGAACGTGCCTGATTCCTTCAAAGGTATTTCACTTAGATCATCATACATGTTCAATAGTTTGTTTTCCATGTTTGCAGGTGCATATTTGTCATTGCAAACAGCTTGTAGGGATACTCCAGATATGTTGTCTCTACCAAAGACCCTAGTTAAAAGCTCCAAGTATGTAGATTTACCTGCATGAGCTTCTCCATCCAGCAAATACGACTCCTTGAATGGATTACATCCCATCATTTGCAAAATAGCTTGTGCAGGTATCTGATAAAGTATGACGTGATCATTGTCTACGTATCCGGTCATAAGATCATCTATGTATGATATATCTACACACGGATCATAACAAACCGGAAGTTGATATGTAAATTTATATGTCGGAGAATGTTCTTTAAGTTGAATCTCCCCTGTCTCAAAATTAACATGAATGACGCCATTTTTTACAGAAATAACATTATCTGTTCTGTTAAATGGGTATTCAGTTTCAGGTTTTGTGTATTTCAAATGGAATAATATATTTTTGGCTGCAGTGCCTGGAAATCCTCTATAATTAACTTCTTCGATAATGGTCTGGATTTCATTTAATACAGCTGTTGTATCTTGCTTGAACACACCATCATCATACACATAAAGCATATCTGAATAGCTTAATATGTTGTATTTCTGCGATATGTATTTAGAAATATTAAGCTCATGTAGTTGGACTTTTCCAGATATTTCGTTGATTTCATAGCAATCTTCTAGACTTATCTTTGGTTTATACCAGCCACTGTTCTTTATTTCATCAAAGCACTTATTTAGTAACAGACTTGCATATATTTTGTTGAGATTATATGCATTGATAACCATTTCTGTTATGTCAACCTCGTACAAATTAAGGTCACCGTTTGGAAATGTGAATATATTAGAGTCCTCTCCATCATCGCTATCATTCTCTAAATGACAGCACATACATTTGATTTCATTGCCTGCAGTGTACACTTTCAAGAAACCAACATGTGCTTCATTAAGGTCATCTATTGGTTTATATATGGGAAAGGTAATCATTTCTTTAAAAATTTCATGTGGGTTATTTTCCATCAGACCACTTCCATATGGATAAGGTTGTAAATTTCCTTCCATGAGCAATTGTCAATATCTGGGTCATATGCAAACGCTGAAATCTTTTTCATACTTTCACCTCTTCTTTTTTTGTAGCATTTTCAAGCATAATAGCAACCCCGCGTTTGATAGGGTCAGTGTGATCCTTCCAGTGTTCGACAACGTCCCCGTATTTGTTCAGAAAGTCATCTGCAAAATCTTTATCAAAAATAGAGTTGTTATTCATGTTGCATAATCTCCATAGATTGTGTGGTGTTGCAGTCGGTTGAATCTTGGTGGATAATGCCGGCTGCAATTACAATTTCTTTGTTTTTGTTTACTTCAATGTTTACGGTTTTCAAGTTGGTTCCAACTGATCGCATCCAACTAATGGGGATTGCTACCATGTAGGAGCCACCGATTTTGTTGATTTTTCTTTCTCCAAAGTTTAACATTTCTTAAACCTCAGATACTAATTGGAACCAAACTATTTAAAAAAATTTATCACCAGTTATATTTGTTGATGCGATATATCGTAAAATTTCTCTAGCCTTACGATAATTAAACATCGGTGTTATTTTGATATATCGCATTGTTGACGATATATTCAAATACAAATATTAACATTTATTATAATATGTCCTCTGAACAACTTGGCATAAAAATTCTAAAATGTTTGGTTACGTCTCCAAAAACAAATCGTGAATTGCTCGAGGATTTATGTTATGATAAAACAAAGTTTAATGCTATTGATAAACCGTTGAAAAAACTAAACTATGATGGGTTTGTAAAATCAAAAAAAATAGATTCATCTGGTCCTGGTGCAAAACCTACATTAAATTATCTCAACCCTGATTTGAAGACACTTGCGTATTTAGTTAATAATGTATATGACGATGAATCGATATTGGATCTTATGGATAGTAAATATTATCACGACAGAATCCAAACTATTATTGACCATTTAAGTGCAAGTACAAATTATGAATTAATTATTCAAGACCGCGAATTCTTAGGTTTGGTATTGAAATATAGCCAAACATCTTTAAAATTAGTTCTATCTGATGATTTGAATAAAAAACTGGCATCTATTGGTGGGCGTATGGATCTGGTCGATTTTGGCTCTATGAATGTTGATGCTCTATATAAGTCGGCTATACTCACAACTCTCCATAACACCGAATCAAGCGAAGCTGAGGCAACCTATGGCGAAATATTAAATTGTGTTCGTCATAAAATGAAAATTCTAAAGGGAATAGGTGCGGACAATCAAAAAAATCACTATTTAGTATATGTCTTCAATAAAATTTTTGAATCAGATTTATTTACTGATAAGATTCCCTCATCACTATCGGCTGCATTTTGTGAAGATCATATGAAAATGGGGACTATTTTAAAAAAGTGTGAAGATTCAACTGTTTATTCAATGGCTCCTGTGTGATAATATCATCCACTTATTGAACGCATGGCAGCAAATTATATGTCTATATTAACTCTAACATTCACAGATTCCATTGGATTTGTCAAGGGTGTAGTCAATTACTATGAAATGTTTGAGGGAATATGTGAAGTTTAGTACCCCCTCTGCTGCATCCCTGCTTTTAGTAAATCCAGCGCTATATTCGGATTTGCTTCTATTTTTTTCATAATCTCAGCTGTAGCAGCATCCTCAGCTAATGCTGTTTTCATATCAAGAATCATGCTACAATTGCTGCAATATTTGCTATCATAAGGGTTTTTTGTGTTACATCTTGGACATTCAATGGGTTTAAGGTTTTCTTCTCTGTGCTCTTCCTCATCTTCAATGATGCCATAACTTGCCAACATTTTCTTCTCTACATCATCGCCCGACATGTGAATATATACGGCTGGCATCTTACTGTCATCTTCCCATCCGGCAACGATTCTTAATTCGGATTCACGGAATCCACGTTTGACGAGTTCGGTCAACCTGCCGTGTCGGAATGCATGTGGGTGTACATTTTTCTTGATATCTGCATGATCGGAAAGCGTATTTAATAAGTTCTGGACTGTTCGTACATCTAAACGCCTAGGAGCATTTCCATATTTACGTGCTGTCACAAATAATGGTGCATCCGGGTCCTCTCTTTGTGGGTGCTGGTTAACCCATAATTGTAAATCGGGTACTGCATCAACTAACCTTAGTCGTCTCATTCCAGTTTTGCCATTTACAATAATAGCTGCACCATAGCGATCAAACTCTACATTTCTTATGGTCAATGCTAATAATTCTCCTATTCTTGCAGCGGAATCCCACAAGGTCATTACAAGTGCCCTGTCTCTCTGATTAGTACACGCTGTAATTAACTGCGTTACATCGTCTTGTCTTATCAACTCTGAGACTGGTAAACGGTTTTTTTGTGGTTTGGTTTTTACACCTTCAAAGAAATCATTATCTGGTTTTAGCCACTTAAAGAACAACCGTAAGTCAACAATATCATTATGTACAGTCTTAGGTTTTCTATTCTCGCGCCTGTGTAAGATATAACCCTGTATATCATCTTTTGAGATCTCATTAGCCGGTTTATCATTGTAGTATTTCAAAAAAGTGTATACTTTCCATAATTTAGTATTTATTGTTGATTTTTTGAACCCATTAAGTTGAAGGGATTCTTCATACTTTTTCAGTAATGGTTCGTTGTTTCCAGTTGCGTCTGGTCTATGCTTCATAGAAGGTACTTAGTTTCTAAGGATATTAATGTAACGAAGCCCTCTACATAGGGCTTAGGACCCTGTCTCGTAGGAGTTCGTGCGTTCGAATCGCACCTCCCGCACCACTTTTTTGATTACTAGTGTGTTTAGATGCATTGTCTTGGTGGTTTGGTTATTTCAAATAACTAACTACATACTTTAATAAAAATGAAAGATGAGCCCCCACTCATCAATCTATCCCAACCGTGTCATACCCTGACACACTATATTGTGTGTTTCAGTATATAATTATATCTAACTAATATAAATGTTATAGTTCAAGTATACTTGACTTTACTGTATTTATAATTATTATTCATATGAATTATTGCTTCTTATTGCCCTTTACTTTCATTTATAATTTGGGAAATCTCATCTCCTTTAATCAATTCTAATTTATAACTAAATTCCAACTCCTTTTTGTAGAATCCATTCTACTCATTCTGCACTACTCATGAGGTGTTTTCATCATTATCTTAAAAATCTTTTAAATAAGGGTTAACTTAAAATCCTCTAACTTACTAAATATAAATTGGGGTGTTATGCATGAAATTAAAATTAATTATTTCAATGGTGTTAGTGGCTGCGCTTTTCATGATTCCTGCAAGTGCAGACCTGTTTGATGACATGAATGCTGCAGTTCCTGAATACAATGAGAAGATCGATCAGGTTCCCGGAACGTTGAGAGGAATTCTTGCTGATCAGCATGTCGTTCTTGCTGTTTATATGAACAATGCTGAAGACGAGACTACGGGAGGTCCTGAATTTGATGTTGCTCTCAGCCCAGGTCCTTATGTAACTGAAAGCGGTGTTACGATGAAGGTTGTAGCGATCACTGATTCGGATGCTTCAGCTGTTGACTTTGGCAGGTGGAGCGAGCTGGATGCCGAATACAATTGGGATGGTGTTCCATTTGCTGAGACGATCATTGTGACCACGAATGAAGACACTGCAAGGGCACTTCTGGATTCAGAATCTCCTGGTGAGGTCTTTTTGGAAGCATATGATAATGGCCTGATCACAATTGAGAGTGCTGAGGATGCAAGTATTACAACGAAGATATATCTTGCAATAATGCCTCTGGTGATGAAGCTCTATGCTCTGGTCGGCTAACGCTGACCATTTATTTTTTTGCTCATTGAATGACTCAATGGGCTGGCTATTTTTTCAATGACTACATAAGCTTTTATTCATTGCAGTTAAATTTATTATTATGTCCCCAGGTCTTTACTTCTATTCTCTTGGCGTCTGGATTTTCCTCGTATTTCTCGCAATAATAAACGGTATCTCAAGAGGTCTTTATGCACCTTATACAGGCGAACTTCTTGCCCATCAGATAAGTACGGTCATCTTCAGCACGACCATCTTTGCGGTAACCTATATTTTCCTTAGATATTCAGGAGTCTCCGGAACACCGGTACAGTTCATCTATGTTGGGCTGATATGGGTATCGTTGACGGTATCCTTTGAATTTCTCTTCGGACATTTTGTCGTAGGTCACTCATTGGAACACCTGTTGCACGATTACAATTTCCTCGAAGGGCGCATCTGGTTGCTTGTGCTCATTGTGACTGCAATATCTCCTTGGCTTGCCAACAGGATACTTTCCTGAGTTCCTCTTTCATCAACGGATCAGTAGTAGAGAATAGGCCAGATCACATGCCAGATGCTGTAGTCGGCAAGGCGCCAGATCACCGGTGCAAGGAATCCATACTTTCTGAAAAGGGTGATCGGTATCAGGTTGCCTGCAAAAATGAATATGAATAGACCCACAGCAAAGAATGCACTTGTAAGCATCCCCATCTGCTGCATTCCTGTTATCTGCATTACAGGTTCCCACAGGCTTGCAAGGATGGCAACTGCTATGAATGCCTGGTTTTGCCTTTCTCCTTTCAACAAAATGGTTGATATCAGCCATGTAAGAGCTACCACCGGGATGAGGTGGTACAGTATCTCAAGAAATATTCCGCCGCTTACATAGACGGGGATCGATAAGGGGAATTTTACATGTATATTCGGCAGTTGGAGGGCAAGGCCGACAAGGATCTCAATTATTGAAAACCCGATCCCCAGAAGTATCGGGATAACAATTCTCTGTTTGTTTGGTATTTTCTGATCCCATATTTCAGGAAAGCCTGCTTTTGGAGCTAGCTTTATACAGACCGCTCCCAAGAGGGCTACAACAATTATTGCTGACCAGGTGGCTGTCCATTGCTGGACTATGGGATGATTAACATCAAAATATTCCCATGTGGCCTTTCCAAGCACCATCACAACTATCAGGCCTATGAATGTCCTGTCAGAAGAGGTCAGCTTATCCATGGTATGAAATTAGTTTTATATTTTAGATAAACATATCTATTATATTTCCAATGATCCAATGTCCATGGGATGTTTCAAACTTTTCTGACCACTTTCAGCAACTTTACGATCTTCTCTTCGTTTATTTCTTCAGGGGAAAATATCTTGATATGCTTCATTGTTTTCCCTGTGCCCTCAAAGAGTTTCTTCTCTTCTTCTGAAAGCCCCTCAATTGAAAAACCCAGGTTCACGTGGTCTTTGAGGCCAACGATGTAGTATTTACCCTCATACCAGGGCACTCCCATCTTGAGCTCTTCTTCTATATCCGGATATGTTCTCAGGATAATGTCCCTTAATCTCTCTATGATCTCTTTTTGTGATGGCTTTTGCTTGTTGATATATTCAAGCACTTTTTTATTCACTTATTCCCCGCCTCCCTGCGCTTATAGCATTTTACCTTACCATACAATTTGTTTCTGGGGTATATATCTGGTTCTCTAATTGGGAAGTCAATAGAAACTCTTATAAACGATTAATCATTATAGATATGTGCAATGATTAATCGTGATAATTACTCATTGACAAAACAAAATTAAACACAAGATCGGAGGACAGAACAAATGGACACATACTACGAAGTTTCCATGATGGACGAGGAAGACAGGATCCTTGAATGGACAACTGGGAGACTTAACATTGATGGCAACACTGCATTTATTACCACACTTACAGTGTCCATCGCATTTGCTGCCTTCCTCAGGCTTTCATCTTACGTCAACCTCTTCTGAGGTATAGATCGTTGCCTGCTATTGGGGTGGGTCTGGTTTGTTCAGTATCGTTGGGCATTCCGGCTCACCTAAAACCTCCTTTGTTTCACAAAGGTTTGCGACAGAAAGTCTTATAAACGATTAATCGTTATAGATATGTTTGATGATTAATCGTGACAATTAATCATTCAACAGCCAAACATCAACTCTACAAAAATCAGATCTACAAAATTAACTCTAAACATTAAAAGTAAACTCGGAGGAAAGAATAAATGGACGCATACTACGAAGGTTCCATGATGGACGAAGAAGACAGGATTCTTGAATGGACAACTGGAGGACTTAACATTGATGGCAACACTGCATTCATTGCCACACTTACAGTGTCCATCGCATTTGCTGCATTCCTCAGGCTTTCATCTTACGTCAACCTCTTTTGAATTAAGGGAGAGTTCCATTCAGGAAACTCCTTTATTTCATAGGCTTTTCATTTTTCTCCATTGTCTTTTTGCGATGATCACTTTTGTGATCATCGTCCCCTCAACTTCTCGAAGTACTTCTGATGATACTCTTCTGCAGGATAAAATATATCGGCCGGTACTATTTCGGTCTTAATACTATTGATATATTGCTTGCTTTCTTCCTGCCTTTTCTTTGAGTTCAGGGCATTTTCCTTTTGATTCTCATCATGATAGAATATTGCAGACCTGTACTGGGTACCAATGTCCGGTCCCTGCTTGTTCAGTGTGGTCGGATCATGTATGCTCCAGAAGACTTCAAGCAGCTCTTCGTAGGAAACGATCTCCGGGTCAAAAAGGATCTCTATGGATTCGGCATGCCCTGTCTTCCCGGTAGCTACATCATAGTAACCGGGGTTTTCCATTGAACCGCCGGTATAACCCACCTTTGTTGATACTACTCCTCTTACCCTGCTGAAGTTGTCCTCTACTCCCCAGAAACATCCGGCTGCAAATGTGGCTTTTTCCAACATTATACTCACCTTCTTTCTTCAAGGCTTGATTTATTCCTCTCCCTCGAACTGCATTGCAGCGGAATTTATGCAATAACGTTTCCCGGTTGGTTTTGGACCGTCATCGAAAACATGGCCCAGGTGGCTTCCACAACTGGAACAGATCACTTCTATTCTGTGCATGAAATGGCTATTATCA is part of the Methanococcoides methylutens MM1 genome and harbors:
- a CDS encoding DUF5906 domain-containing protein → MEGNLQPYPYGSGLMENNPHEIFKEMITFPIYKPIDDLNEAHVGFLKVYTAGNEIKCMCCHLENDSDDGEDSNIFTFPNGDLNLYEVDITEMVINAYNLNKIYASLLLNKCFDEIKNSGWYKPKISLEDCYEINEISGKVQLHELNISKYISQKYNILSYSDMLYVYDDGVFKQDTTAVLNEIQTIIEEVNYRGFPGTAAKNILFHLKYTKPETEYPFNRTDNVISVKNGVIHVNFETGEIQLKEHSPTYKFTYQLPVCYDPCVDISYIDDLMTGYVDNDHVILYQIPAQAILQMMGCNPFKESYLLDGEAHAGKSTYLELLTRVFGRDNISGVSLQAVCNDKYAPANMENKLLNMYDDLSEIPLKESGTFKKFTGSYLHTVERKHIQPYDTMIKAVHVFTCNKPPKVDEAITCDTAFWERWEYINFTNVFDVNPNFHNEIFTDDNLSAFFKVVLDKALEIRRNGLLVDSDASEVRDKWENNSEPLYQFIVENMEKSSESTEFKKIPLHDAYLDYCSKNNIDQKKIINTIETFSQRLFAYDFVATKITENRKQIPVYRGNYKFKSESEYPKNYPIFVERKGTLA
- a CDS encoding site-specific integrase, producing MKHRPDATGNNEPLLKKYEESLQLNGFKKSTINTKLWKVYTFLKYYNDKPANEISKDDIQGYILHRRENRKPKTVHNDIVDLRLFFKWLKPDNDFFEGVKTKPQKNRLPVSELIRQDDVTQLITACTNQRDRALVMTLWDSAARIGELLALTIRNVEFDRYGAAIIVNGKTGMRRLRLVDAVPDLQLWVNQHPQREDPDAPLFVTARKYGNAPRRLDVRTVQNLLNTLSDHADIKKNVHPHAFRHGRLTELVKRGFRESELRIVAGWEDDSKMPAVYIHMSGDDVEKKMLASYGIIEDEEEHREENLKPIECPRCNTKNPYDSKYCSNCSMILDMKTALAEDAATAEIMKKIEANPNIALDLLKAGMQQRGY
- a CDS encoding DUF1801 domain-containing protein → MNKKVLEYINKQKPSQKEIIERLRDIILRTYPDIEEELKMGVPWYEGKYYIVGLKDHVNLGFSIEGLSEEEKKLFEGTGKTMKHIKIFSPEEINEEKIVKLLKVVRKV
- the msrA gene encoding peptide-methionine (S)-S-oxide reductase MsrA; translated protein: MEKATFAAGCFWGVEDNFSRVRGVVSTKVGYTGGSMENPGYYDVATGKTGHAESIEILFDPEIVSYEELLEVFWSIHDPTTLNKQGPDIGTQYRSAIFYHDENQKENALNSKKRQEESKQYINSIKTEIVPADIFYPAEEYHQKYFEKLRGR